The following proteins are encoded in a genomic region of Thioclava nitratireducens:
- the def gene encoding peptide deformylase: protein MTLRPILIHPDPRLKKVCEPVPEVNDEIRKLADDMLATMYDAPGIGLAGPQVGVMKRIFVMDCVKDKEAAPEPMVLINPEISWTSEETNVYEEGCLSIPDQYAEVTRPSEVRMKWLGLDGQSHEEQFDALWATCAQHEFDHLNGKLFIDYLGPMKRKMITRKMEKLKRERARAGAAKDPIL from the coding sequence ATGACGCTACGACCGATCCTGATCCATCCCGATCCGCGCCTGAAAAAGGTCTGCGAGCCGGTGCCCGAAGTTAACGACGAGATCCGCAAGCTCGCCGATGACATGCTCGCGACCATGTATGACGCGCCCGGCATCGGCCTGGCCGGGCCGCAGGTCGGCGTGATGAAGCGGATCTTCGTGATGGATTGCGTGAAGGACAAGGAAGCGGCCCCCGAGCCGATGGTCCTGATCAATCCCGAGATCAGCTGGACTTCGGAAGAGACCAATGTCTACGAGGAAGGCTGCCTCTCGATCCCGGATCAATATGCCGAGGTGACGCGCCCCTCCGAGGTGCGGATGAAGTGGCTCGGCCTCGACGGGCAAAGCCATGAGGAACAGTTCGACGCGCTTTGGGCGACCTGCGCTCAGCACGAGTTCGACCATCTCAACGGCAAGCTGTTCATCGACTATCTCGGTCCGATGAAGCGCAAGATGATCACCCGCAAGATGGAGAAGCTCAAGCGCGAGCGCGCCCGTGCGGGCGCGGCCAAGGATCCGATCCTCTGA
- the fmt gene encoding methionyl-tRNA formyltransferase has product MRVIFMGTPEFSVPVLEALAGAHEVVAVYSQPPRPAGRGKKERPSPVHAKAEELGIEVRTPRNFKAPEDREAFAALNADIAVVVAYGLILPQAILDAPAKGCLNIHASLLPRWRGAAPIHRAIMAGDSQTGICIMQMEAGLDTGPVLLREATEIGATETTGELHDRLSAMGARLILDALSEIDSLILQPQPEDGVTYAAKIDKAEAQVDWTRPADEVIRHINGLSPFPGAWTEIAGERIKLLRAAPAEGSGAPGEILDGFTIACGTGALEILEAQRPGKRPMSGDDVLRGLRLPARLS; this is encoded by the coding sequence ATGCGCGTCATCTTCATGGGAACGCCGGAATTCTCCGTCCCCGTTCTGGAGGCGCTGGCCGGCGCGCATGAGGTTGTCGCCGTCTACAGCCAGCCGCCCCGCCCCGCCGGTCGCGGCAAGAAAGAGCGCCCCTCACCGGTCCATGCCAAGGCCGAGGAACTGGGGATCGAGGTGCGCACCCCGCGGAATTTCAAAGCACCCGAGGATCGTGAAGCCTTCGCCGCGCTGAATGCCGATATCGCGGTCGTCGTGGCCTACGGGCTGATCCTGCCGCAGGCCATTCTGGATGCGCCCGCGAAGGGCTGCCTGAATATCCACGCCTCGCTGCTCCCGCGCTGGCGCGGGGCCGCGCCGATCCACCGGGCGATCATGGCAGGCGACAGCCAGACCGGCATCTGCATCATGCAGATGGAAGCCGGACTCGATACCGGGCCGGTTCTGCTGCGCGAAGCGACCGAGATCGGCGCGACCGAGACCACCGGCGAGTTGCATGACCGGCTGAGCGCGATGGGCGCCCGGCTGATCCTCGATGCGCTGTCCGAGATCGACTCGCTGATCCTTCAGCCTCAGCCGGAGGATGGCGTCACCTATGCCGCGAAGATCGACAAGGCCGAAGCGCAGGTCGATTGGACGCGCCCGGCCGACGAGGTGATCCGTCATATCAACGGCCTCTCGCCCTTCCCTGGCGCCTGGACCGAGATCGCGGGTGAGCGGATCAAGCTGCTGCGCGCCGCCCCGGCAGAGGGCAGTGGCGCGCCGGGCGAAATCCTCGACGGGTTTACGATTGCCTGCGGCACTGGCGCGCTGGAAATTCTCGAGGCGCAGCGCCCCGGCAAGCGTCCGATGTCGGGCGACGACGTCTTGCGCGGCCTGCGCCTGCCCGCTCGCCTCAGCTGA
- the clpB gene encoding ATP-dependent chaperone ClpB codes for MNMEKFTERSRGFLQAAQTIAMREGHQRVVPEHLLKALMDDDQGLSANLIKRAGGEPARVLEAVDLAVSKLPKVSGGDGQVYVEQSLVRVLDEAEKIAKKAGDSFVPVERVLMALAMVNTRAKDALDAGAVTAQKLNAAINDLRKGRTADSASAEEGYEALKKYARDLTEAAEQGKIDPIIGRDDEIRRTMQVLSRRTKNNPVLIGEPGVGKTAIAEGLALRIIDGDVPESLRDKRLLALDMGALIAGAKYRGEFEERLKAILKEIEAAAGEIILFIDEMHTLVGAGKSDGAMDAANLIKPALARGELHCVGATTLDEYRKYVEKDAALARRFQPVMVEEPTVEDTISILRGIKEKYELHHGVKISDSALVSAATLSHRYITDRFLPDKAIDLVDEAASRLRMEVDSKPEELDALDRQILQMQIEAEALKKEDDTASKDRLEKLEKELADLQDRASEMTAKWQAERDKLESGRNLKEQLDKARAELDQAKREGNLARAGELSYGIIPSLEKQLAAADEAEGEELMVEESVRPEQIAEVVERWTGIPTSKMLEGEREKLLKMEDELHKRVVGQNAAITAVSNAVRRARAGLNDENRPLGSFLFLGPTGVGKTELTKAVANYLFDDDQAMVRIDMSEFMEKHSVARLIGAPPGYVGYDEGGVLTEAVRRRPYQVVLFDEVEKAHPDVFNVLLQVLDDGVLTDGQGRTVDFKQTLIVLTSNLGSQALSQLPDGSDAGEAKRQVMDAVRAHFRPEFLNRLDEMVIFDRLNRKDMDGIVEIQLKRLEKRLAQRKITLDLDESAHKWLADAGYDPVYGARPLKRVIQRSLQDPLAEAILGGEVMDGATVEVTAGPNGLIVGGHVAPLGGTKPADGVPLH; via the coding sequence ATGAACATGGAGAAGTTCACGGAGCGGTCTCGCGGCTTCCTTCAGGCCGCGCAGACGATCGCGATGCGCGAGGGTCATCAACGTGTGGTGCCCGAGCATCTTCTGAAGGCATTGATGGATGACGATCAGGGGCTGTCGGCCAATCTGATCAAGCGCGCCGGTGGCGAGCCTGCCCGCGTGCTCGAGGCCGTCGATCTGGCGGTGTCGAAACTGCCGAAAGTGTCGGGCGGCGACGGGCAGGTCTATGTCGAGCAAAGCCTCGTGCGCGTGCTCGACGAGGCCGAGAAGATCGCCAAGAAAGCGGGCGACAGCTTCGTGCCGGTCGAACGTGTTCTGATGGCTCTGGCCATGGTGAACACGCGCGCCAAGGACGCGCTCGATGCGGGCGCTGTGACGGCGCAGAAGCTCAACGCCGCGATCAACGACCTGCGCAAGGGCCGCACGGCGGATTCGGCCTCGGCCGAAGAGGGCTATGAGGCGCTCAAGAAATATGCGCGCGATCTGACCGAGGCTGCCGAGCAAGGCAAGATCGACCCGATCATCGGTCGTGATGACGAGATTCGGCGCACCATGCAGGTGCTCAGCCGCCGGACCAAGAACAACCCGGTTCTGATCGGTGAACCCGGCGTGGGTAAGACCGCGATCGCGGAAGGCCTCGCGCTGCGCATCATCGACGGTGACGTACCGGAATCGCTGCGCGACAAACGGCTCCTCGCGCTCGACATGGGCGCGCTGATCGCCGGTGCGAAATACCGCGGTGAATTCGAAGAGCGTCTGAAAGCGATCCTCAAGGAAATCGAGGCCGCTGCGGGCGAAATCATCCTGTTCATCGACGAGATGCACACGCTCGTGGGTGCCGGGAAATCCGACGGCGCGATGGACGCGGCGAACCTGATCAAGCCGGCGCTGGCCCGTGGTGAGCTGCACTGCGTGGGCGCCACGACGCTTGATGAGTATCGCAAATATGTCGAGAAGGACGCGGCACTGGCTCGGCGCTTCCAGCCCGTGATGGTGGAAGAGCCGACGGTCGAGGACACGATCTCGATCCTGCGCGGTATCAAGGAGAAATACGAACTCCACCACGGGGTGAAGATCTCCGACTCGGCGCTGGTCTCGGCTGCGACACTCTCGCATCGCTACATCACCGACCGCTTCCTGCCCGACAAGGCGATCGACCTCGTGGACGAGGCCGCCTCGCGCCTGCGCATGGAAGTGGACAGCAAGCCCGAGGAGCTCGATGCGCTCGACCGTCAGATCCTGCAGATGCAGATCGAAGCGGAAGCGCTGAAGAAAGAGGACGATACCGCTTCGAAGGATCGTCTCGAGAAGCTCGAGAAGGAATTGGCGGATCTGCAGGATCGCGCCTCGGAAATGACTGCCAAGTGGCAGGCCGAGCGTGACAAGCTGGAATCGGGCCGCAACCTCAAGGAGCAACTCGACAAGGCCCGGGCCGAACTGGATCAGGCCAAGCGCGAAGGCAATCTCGCCCGCGCTGGCGAGCTGAGCTACGGCATCATTCCGAGCCTCGAGAAGCAGCTCGCCGCGGCCGATGAGGCCGAAGGCGAAGAGCTGATGGTCGAGGAATCGGTGCGCCCCGAGCAGATCGCCGAAGTGGTCGAACGCTGGACCGGCATCCCGACCTCCAAAATGCTGGAGGGCGAGCGCGAGAAGCTGCTGAAGATGGAAGACGAGCTACACAAGCGCGTCGTCGGTCAGAATGCAGCGATCACCGCCGTGTCGAACGCCGTGCGCCGTGCACGTGCGGGGCTCAACGACGAGAACCGCCCGCTGGGCTCGTTCCTCTTCCTCGGCCCGACCGGTGTGGGTAAGACCGAGCTGACCAAGGCGGTCGCCAACTACCTGTTCGACGACGATCAGGCGATGGTGCGGATCGACATGTCCGAGTTCATGGAGAAGCACTCCGTGGCCCGGCTGATCGGTGCCCCGCCCGGGTATGTCGGCTATGACGAGGGTGGCGTTCTGACCGAGGCGGTCCGGCGGCGTCCCTATCAGGTCGTGCTGTTCGACGAGGTCGAGAAGGCGCATCCGGACGTGTTCAACGTGCTGCTGCAGGTGCTCGACGATGGTGTGCTGACCGATGGTCAAGGCCGCACGGTCGACTTCAAGCAGACGCTGATCGTGCTGACGTCGAACCTCGGCTCGCAAGCGCTCAGCCAGCTGCCGGATGGTTCGGATGCAGGCGAGGCCAAGCGTCAGGTGATGGATGCGGTGCGGGCGCATTTCCGCCCCGAATTCCTGAACCGTCTCGACGAGATGGTGATCTTCGATCGCCTGAACCGCAAGGACATGGACGGGATCGTGGAAATCCAGCTCAAGCGGCTGGAGAAACGTCTGGCACAGCGCAAGATCACGCTGGATCTGGACGAGTCGGCTCACAAGTGGCTCGCCGATGCAGGCTACGACCCGGTCTATGGCGCGCGCCCCCTGAAGCGGGTGATCCAGCGCTCGCTGCAGGATCCGCTGGCCGAGGCGATCCTTGGCGGCGAAGTTATGGACGGCGCGACGGTCGAAGTCACGGCTGGCCCGAACGGGCTGATCGTCGGCGGTCACGTGGCCCCCTTGGGTGGCACGAAACCCGCCGATGGCGTGCCGCTGCACTAA
- a CDS encoding DNA polymerase IV — protein sequence MPALCRHCLKSFDEAPKRCPACGKARIVAHPELFDLPIAHIDCDSFYASVEKRDNPELSSQAVIVGGGTRGVVTTCCYIARISGVRSAMPMFQARKLCPDAVIIKPRMEHYASVSREIRAKMVELTPLIEPLSLDEAFLDLGGTERLHHAPPALLMARLAREIETEIGVTASVGLSHNKFLAKIASDLDKPRGFSVIGRGDTEEFLRDKPVSILWGVGAATRSALGRAGIRTLADIRRAGLSRMGDRFGASGRRLFELANGHDARRVSPDSPMKSVSNETTFNTDIADREALMGKLWHLAEKVSARMKARDLAGRTVTLKLKKADFATVTRQTRLEEPSQLADTLYRAGETLFDKLPKGQAYRLIGIGFSDLMAADGRDPAGDLLDPYAGKRASAERAKDAIRARFGADAIRNGRGWDGE from the coding sequence ATGCCTGCCCTTTGTCGCCATTGCCTGAAGAGTTTTGACGAGGCGCCGAAGCGTTGCCCCGCCTGCGGCAAGGCGCGCATCGTGGCGCATCCGGAGCTGTTCGACCTGCCCATCGCACATATCGATTGCGACAGTTTCTATGCTTCGGTCGAGAAGCGCGACAATCCGGAGCTGTCTTCGCAAGCGGTGATCGTGGGCGGCGGCACGCGCGGGGTGGTGACGACCTGCTGCTACATCGCGCGAATCTCAGGGGTGCGCTCGGCGATGCCGATGTTTCAGGCGCGCAAGCTTTGCCCCGATGCGGTGATCATCAAGCCGCGGATGGAGCACTACGCCAGCGTCTCGCGCGAGATCAGGGCGAAAATGGTGGAGCTGACGCCGCTGATCGAGCCGCTCTCGCTCGACGAGGCGTTCCTCGATCTGGGCGGCACGGAGCGGCTGCACCATGCGCCCCCTGCCCTCCTGATGGCGCGGCTTGCGCGCGAGATCGAGACGGAGATCGGGGTCACCGCCTCGGTCGGTCTTTCGCATAACAAGTTCCTCGCCAAGATCGCCTCGGATCTCGACAAGCCGCGCGGGTTTTCGGTGATCGGGCGCGGCGATACGGAAGAGTTCCTCCGCGACAAGCCGGTGTCGATCCTCTGGGGCGTGGGGGCGGCAACGCGCTCGGCCCTGGGGCGTGCAGGCATCCGCACGCTTGCCGATATTCGCCGCGCGGGGCTGTCGCGGATGGGGGATCGCTTCGGCGCGTCTGGGCGGCGCCTGTTCGAACTGGCGAACGGCCATGATGCCCGCCGGGTCTCTCCCGACTCGCCGATGAAATCCGTGTCGAACGAGACCACCTTCAACACTGACATCGCCGATCGCGAGGCACTGATGGGCAAGCTGTGGCATCTGGCCGAGAAGGTCTCGGCCCGGATGAAGGCGCGCGATCTGGCGGGGCGGACCGTGACGCTGAAGCTGAAAAAGGCGGATTTCGCGACGGTGACCCGGCAGACCCGGCTGGAAGAGCCGAGCCAGCTGGCCGACACGCTCTATCGGGCGGGGGAGACGCTGTTCGACAAGCTGCCGAAGGGGCAGGCCTACCGACTGATCGGGATCGGGTTCTCGGACCTCATGGCGGCGGATGGGCGCGATCCGGCAGGCGACCTGCTCGACCCTTATGCGGGGAAGCGCGCAAGCGCGGAGCGGGCCAAAGATGCGATCCGGGCGCGATTCGGGGCGGATGCGATCCGCAACGGGCGCGGCTGGGACGGGGAGTGA
- a CDS encoding MalY/PatB family protein translates to MSKPDFDEIIDRVGTHSQKWDAMEKVYGVSPEDGIAMWVADMDFRPPVCVQRALEEMVGQGIYGYWGGEDEYRAAIQWWMRERHGLEIEPDWIFTTHGLVNGTALCVDAYTDPGDAVVLMTPVYHAFARVIRAAGREVRECPLKLVDGRYEMDFDAWDGLMTGSEKMLVLCSPHNPGGRVWTRAELEATAEFAKRHGLVLVSDEIHHDIVMPGETHIPMANAAPDLPLVMMTATTKTFNIAGTHTGNVIIADPDLRARFAKRMAALGISPNSFGIAMATAAYSPEGAAWVDALNAYLDENRRIFDQGIAEIPGLHSMPLEATYLAWVDFSGTGMEPEEYQSRVLKEAKIAVNLGATFGAGGERFLRFNLATPRARVREAVDRLQAAFADLQ, encoded by the coding sequence ATGAGCAAACCCGACTTCGACGAAATCATCGACCGCGTAGGCACCCATTCGCAGAAATGGGACGCGATGGAAAAGGTTTACGGCGTGTCGCCCGAAGATGGGATCGCGATGTGGGTCGCGGATATGGATTTCCGCCCGCCCGTTTGCGTTCAGCGTGCGCTCGAGGAGATGGTCGGGCAGGGCATCTATGGCTATTGGGGCGGCGAGGACGAGTACCGTGCCGCGATCCAGTGGTGGATGCGCGAACGGCACGGCTTGGAGATCGAACCGGACTGGATCTTCACGACCCATGGGCTGGTCAACGGCACGGCGCTCTGCGTCGACGCCTATACCGATCCGGGCGATGCGGTCGTTCTGATGACGCCGGTCTACCACGCCTTCGCGCGGGTCATCCGTGCGGCCGGGCGCGAGGTGCGCGAGTGCCCGCTGAAGCTGGTCGATGGTCGCTACGAGATGGATTTCGACGCCTGGGACGGGCTTATGACCGGCTCCGAGAAGATGCTCGTCCTCTGCTCGCCGCACAACCCCGGCGGCCGCGTCTGGACCCGCGCGGAACTGGAAGCCACGGCCGAGTTCGCGAAGCGCCACGGGCTGGTGCTGGTCTCGGACGAGATTCACCATGACATCGTGATGCCGGGCGAAACGCATATCCCGATGGCGAACGCCGCGCCCGATCTGCCGCTGGTGATGATGACGGCCACTACGAAGACCTTCAATATCGCGGGCACCCACACCGGAAACGTGATCATTGCGGATCCGGACCTGCGCGCCCGATTCGCAAAGCGGATGGCTGCCTTGGGGATTTCGCCCAACAGTTTCGGCATTGCTATGGCGACGGCAGCCTACAGCCCCGAGGGCGCCGCGTGGGTCGATGCGCTGAACGCCTATCTCGACGAGAACCGGCGCATCTTCGATCAGGGGATCGCAGAGATTCCAGGACTGCATTCGATGCCGCTCGAGGCGACCTATCTTGCTTGGGTCGACTTCTCCGGCACCGGAATGGAGCCCGAGGAATACCAGTCGCGCGTTCTGAAAGAAGCGAAGATCGCGGTGAATCTCGGCGCGACCTTCGGAGCCGGGGGCGAAAGGTTCCTGCGCTTCAACCTCGCCACGCCGCGGGCGCGGGTGCGCGAGGCGGTCGACCGACTGCAGGCGGCCTTCGCTGATCTGCAATGA
- the def gene encoding peptide deformylase, with protein sequence MAARAFIPYDDRRLHRPAEPVETITETVRMIWDDMVETMDAMPGVGLAAPQIGIMMRLAVVDASDKRGQAVRMANPEVLHASVQMRKHEEASPNLPGVFAPIERPRAVTVRFLNEDGEMEDRDFVGLWATSVQHQIDHLNGKMYVDHLSPLRRKMLVQKSKKLAKG encoded by the coding sequence ATGGCTGCGCGCGCGTTCATCCCCTATGACGACCGCCGCCTGCATCGCCCGGCCGAGCCGGTCGAGACGATCACCGAAACCGTCCGGATGATCTGGGACGACATGGTCGAGACGATGGACGCGATGCCCGGCGTCGGCCTCGCCGCGCCGCAGATCGGCATCATGATGCGGCTTGCGGTCGTCGATGCGTCGGACAAGCGCGGTCAGGCCGTGCGGATGGCGAACCCCGAAGTGCTGCATGCGTCGGTGCAGATGCGCAAGCACGAGGAGGCCTCGCCCAACCTGCCCGGCGTTTTCGCCCCGATCGAGCGGCCCCGCGCTGTGACGGTGCGCTTCCTCAATGAAGACGGCGAGATGGAGGACCGCGATTTTGTGGGCCTCTGGGCGACGAGCGTCCAGCACCAGATCGACCATCTCAACGGCAAGATGTATGTCGATCATCTCTCGCCTCTGCGCCGCAAGATGCTGGTGCAGAAGTCGAAGAAACTCGCGAAAGGCTAA
- a CDS encoding NfeD family protein: MMDLWQLPWVWVVAGLVLGVAEMIIPGFIFLGFSIGAVVTGALVWIGIVGNSVPITLITFAILSIIAWLALRKLMGVRRGQVKHWHDDINEN; this comes from the coding sequence ATGATGGACCTGTGGCAACTCCCGTGGGTCTGGGTCGTCGCCGGTCTTGTGCTGGGCGTCGCAGAGATGATCATCCCCGGCTTCATCTTCCTCGGCTTCTCGATCGGGGCCGTCGTCACGGGCGCGCTCGTCTGGATCGGCATCGTCGGAAATTCGGTCCCGATCACGCTGATCACCTTCGCGATTCTGTCGATCATCGCATGGCTCGCGCTGCGCAAGCTGATGGGCGTGCGACGCGGTCAGGTGAAGCACTGGCATGACGATATCAACGAGAACTGA
- a CDS encoding SPFH domain-containing protein produces MIAIAMLLILSVFLGVRIVPQSEKHVVERFGRLRAVLGPGINFIVPFLDRVPHKISILERQLPNAMQDAITADNVLVKVETSVFYRITEPEKTVYRIRDVDAAIATTVAGIVRSEIGVIELDEVQSNRARLIEKVREQVAVMVDDWGIEVTRAEILDVNLDEATRAAMLQQLNAERARRAQVTEAEGKKRAVELAAEAQLFQAQKEAEARRISADAEAYATEVVAQAIAKNGLEAAQYQVALKQVDALAQVAKGEGKQTVILPAAALEAFTDAFQLLRKA; encoded by the coding sequence ATGATCGCCATCGCGATGCTGCTGATCCTGTCCGTCTTCCTCGGCGTCCGGATCGTGCCGCAATCCGAAAAACATGTCGTGGAGAGATTCGGCCGGCTGCGCGCGGTGCTCGGCCCCGGCATCAACTTCATCGTGCCCTTCCTCGACCGCGTGCCGCACAAGATCTCGATCCTCGAGCGCCAGCTGCCCAATGCGATGCAGGATGCGATCACCGCCGACAACGTGCTGGTAAAGGTCGAGACCTCGGTCTTCTACCGAATTACCGAGCCGGAGAAGACCGTCTATCGTATCCGCGATGTCGATGCGGCCATCGCGACGACGGTGGCGGGGATCGTGCGCTCCGAGATCGGGGTGATCGAACTCGACGAAGTGCAATCGAACCGTGCCCGTCTGATCGAGAAGGTCCGCGAGCAGGTTGCCGTGATGGTCGACGATTGGGGGATCGAGGTGACCCGTGCCGAGATTCTCGACGTCAATCTGGACGAGGCGACCCGCGCCGCGATGCTGCAGCAGCTCAACGCCGAACGCGCGCGTCGGGCGCAGGTGACCGAGGCCGAGGGCAAGAAGCGCGCGGTCGAGCTCGCCGCCGAAGCGCAACTGTTCCAGGCGCAGAAAGAGGCCGAAGCCCGCCGCATCTCGGCGGATGCCGAAGCTTATGCGACCGAGGTGGTTGCGCAGGCGATCGCCAAGAACGGGCTCGAGGCCGCGCAATATCAGGTCGCGTTGAAACAGGTTGATGCGCTGGCGCAGGTGGCCAAGGGCGAAGGCAAGCAGACCGTGATACTGCCCGCCGCAGCCCTCGAAGCCTTCACCGACGCTTTCCAACTGCTGAGGAAAGCATGA
- the pyrF gene encoding orotidine-5'-phosphate decarboxylase has translation MTLPADDRLIVALDVPSAYEGLVLANQLGDSVSFYKIGLGMLTGGGLALASELKQDQGKRIFLDMKLFDIGATVENAVRGLAQFDLDFLTVHGDPYVVKAAKEGAAGTDLKILAVTILTSLDREDLNGALIKEGAISDLVAERAGRAFDAGADGVIASPQEAAMIRALPEATGKLIVTPGVRPTGADLGDQKRIATPAAAVDAGADHIVVGRPIHRAPDPRAAAEAILQELRG, from the coding sequence ATGACCCTGCCCGCCGACGACCGTCTCATCGTCGCCCTCGACGTGCCGAGCGCCTATGAAGGCCTCGTGCTGGCAAACCAGTTGGGCGACTCGGTGTCCTTCTACAAGATCGGTCTGGGGATGCTCACCGGCGGTGGCCTCGCGCTGGCGAGCGAGCTGAAGCAGGATCAGGGCAAGCGCATCTTCCTCGACATGAAGCTGTTCGATATCGGTGCGACGGTGGAAAACGCGGTGCGCGGTCTGGCGCAGTTCGACCTTGATTTCCTCACCGTGCATGGCGACCCCTATGTGGTTAAGGCCGCGAAGGAAGGCGCCGCGGGCACCGACCTGAAAATCCTCGCCGTGACAATCCTGACCTCGCTCGACCGGGAAGACCTGAACGGCGCGCTCATCAAGGAGGGTGCGATCAGCGATCTCGTCGCCGAACGTGCGGGCCGTGCATTCGACGCGGGTGCCGATGGCGTGATCGCTTCGCCGCAGGAAGCGGCGATGATCCGGGCGCTGCCCGAGGCAACCGGCAAGCTGATCGTGACGCCGGGCGTGCGCCCGACCGGGGCCGACCTCGGCGACCAGAAGCGGATCGCGACCCCGGCAGCCGCCGTGGACGCAGGCGCTGACCATATCGTCGTTGGCCGCCCAATCCACCGCGCGCCCGATCCGCGCGCCGCGGCGGAAGCGATCCTCCAAGAGCTTCGGGGCTGA
- a CDS encoding lytic murein transglycosylase — MRKALLILTLAFSPMLTPGLAHAQCGGSWSGFLSGIRSDLQAAGLNARQVDAFLAGARQSPAVLRADRAQGVFRKTFLEFASAVISKNRMVNGAKNAKRYAKTFDRMEQTYGVSRGVLLAFWALETDYGAVQGDFNTRDALLTLAHDCRRPALFRPQVIAAGKLFRRGDFDPQRTTGAWAGEIGQVQMLPDDILRNGVDGDGDGHVRLKTSAPDALMSGANMLRDMGWRPNEPWMQEVTVPDDLDWSKTGLTTELPVSDWKARGVRARQGQLASSLRGSILLPMGRKGPAFIVYPNFRVLFEWNKSFVYVTSAAYFATRLEGAPRLDPGAPEPGLSVAQMKRLQQKLVEKGYDVGAVDGILGANTRNAVQTAQEKLGLPADGWPTRALLDRL, encoded by the coding sequence ATGCGTAAGGCTTTGCTCATTCTGACCCTCGCTTTCTCGCCCATGCTCACCCCCGGCTTGGCCCATGCGCAGTGCGGCGGGAGCTGGTCCGGTTTCCTGTCCGGAATTCGCAGCGATCTGCAGGCGGCTGGACTGAACGCGCGACAGGTTGATGCGTTCCTCGCCGGTGCGCGGCAGAGCCCGGCCGTGCTGCGGGCGGACCGGGCGCAAGGGGTGTTTCGCAAGACATTCCTCGAATTTGCGAGCGCGGTGATCAGCAAGAACCGGATGGTTAACGGGGCAAAGAACGCCAAGCGCTATGCGAAGACCTTCGACCGGATGGAGCAGACCTATGGCGTCTCGCGCGGGGTGCTGCTGGCGTTCTGGGCTCTCGAGACGGATTACGGCGCGGTGCAGGGCGATTTCAACACCCGCGACGCGCTTCTGACGCTGGCCCATGATTGCCGTCGGCCCGCGCTGTTCCGCCCGCAGGTGATCGCTGCGGGCAAGCTTTTCCGGCGCGGCGATTTCGATCCCCAGCGAACCACCGGTGCCTGGGCGGGAGAAATCGGGCAGGTGCAGATGCTGCCGGACGACATCCTCCGCAACGGTGTCGACGGCGATGGCGATGGGCATGTGCGTCTGAAGACGTCCGCCCCCGATGCGCTGATGTCGGGAGCGAATATGCTGCGCGATATGGGTTGGCGGCCGAACGAGCCGTGGATGCAAGAGGTCACGGTGCCTGACGATCTCGATTGGTCCAAGACCGGGCTGACGACTGAATTGCCGGTCTCCGATTGGAAGGCACGCGGGGTGCGTGCGCGGCAAGGGCAGCTTGCCAGCAGCCTGCGCGGATCGATCCTTTTGCCGATGGGGCGCAAGGGGCCCGCCTTTATCGTCTATCCGAATTTCCGCGTGCTGTTCGAGTGGAACAAGAGCTTCGTCTACGTCACCAGCGCGGCCTATTTTGCCACACGCCTCGAAGGAGCGCCGCGCCTCGATCCCGGCGCGCCGGAACCGGGACTGAGCGTGGCGCAGATGAAGCGGCTGCAGCAAAAGCTCGTTGAGAAGGGCTATGACGTGGGTGCGGTGGACGGCATCCTTGGCGCGAACACTCGTAACGCAGTCCAGACGGCGCAGGAGAAGCTCGGACTGCCTGCGGACGGTTGGCCGACGCGCGCCTTGCTCGATCGGTTGTGA